The genomic region GATGCGATTGTCAATTGACCCATTGGGCGCATTTAAAAAACTGAGTAGGCTCTGAGTCTGACTTACAGGTGATGGATGAGTGGTGGGGGAGGTTTATCGCCAGAGACATCGTCATGTTGATCGACTCTGACTTGGGGCGAAGGGAAAGTGAACGAGGGTCTCATCTCTGGATGAGTTGCTGCGTCCATTGTCAAGGATGATATGCGATGCGCTACGCCCAGACAAAGATATGAGGTCGGGTTGGAGTTGATCGAACCGAACTCAATAGACTAATCAGTCAACGACGTTGCCCCGCACCCTGCGGTAAACCAATATACTATGTAATATAACAGGaattgtttttttttttttgacaAGGCAAGATACCTTaggtatgtatgtatgttCTGCAATTGAAGATGGTtcaaagaggaagaagggaagCGCGACAGACAAAAATGGGTTTAAGAGTGATTGTTAGTGCCATGTGATATGATTTGGTGGTAGAGGTACCAGTCAGAGGGATGGAACGAACCAAAGGTCTTTTTCGAGTCCCGTCAGTAAGTGAGTGAGCCTTGGCTGAGCGAGCTGCTTACAGGCGGGGCACAATCTGTCTAAGGTACCTACTAACTAGGGGACTGGACACCTGCAGTCAGCCTGGGGACAACTGGTCGAGAGCTTTAGGCCCTACCCCACCTAAGCTCTTCACTAAACTTCAACGGGCACAGGCGCCACAGTTAGGTAAGGCTGGAAGGCGGGAGGTTCCATCATAGGCTTGACCTCCCTCTACACCAAAACAATTCATCGCATCGTATCGAATCGCATCGCATTCCAGCTGCTTCAACATCTGTCTCTAGGCTCCCACCCTTAACCAACGAGATATAGACACCACTGCCGCGAATTTGAGTCTGCATCAACACGAGCTATACCTGTCCGCCGACTTGTTCAAGCAATACCTACCCAAACCCATCGCAGTTCAACTTACACGTCGACCTGAACACCCTTGAATCTCTATCATGGTTGTCTATTCATTCCACATCTTCGACCGACACAGTGAGAAAATTCCCTCGCCTTTCCCCCTCTAGACCTCCCGATTGAcagcccttcttctctctttcaGCCGAATGCGTCTACTCTAAGTCCTGGCTTCCGCCATCAGCGGGCTCCGAAACCGCTGCTCCGAGCACGTCCTCTGATGACGCAAAGCTCCTATTCGGCACAGTTTTCTCCCTTCGAAATATGGTCCGTAAGCTCGGCGGCGACGACGATGCATTCATCAGCTACCGAACTGCCCAGTATAAGCTACACTTTTACGAAACACCCGCCAACTTGAGATTTGTTATCCTCACCGACACAGCGACCTTGAGCATGCGCAATGTGCTACACCAAATTTACATCAACCTATGGGTGGAATATGGTGTGGTTTATGAGCCAGGAAGAGTGTAACATTTGAGCTAACTTTTCTTTGTAGTGGTCAAGAACCCCCTGGCGCCAGTGGAACACAAAAACGGCGATGGTGTCAagaacgagctcttcgagTTGGGCCTCGATCAGTTCATCAGGGGCTTGATGTGAGCGGGAGGAGCAAGAATAATGAGCACTTTTCAAAGCATTGCGTTTGAAAATACCACCTACAACCATGGGGCTTTTGAGATGGGGAAACAAACCAACTTCCCCTCCAGTCTAGATACTGCGCTCCCGGGCATGGCCTGAAGGCTGGAGGTATGAAGGAGGCGTTTCCCAGCCATCAGGAGAATAACCCAAACACGAGAACAGGGCACTCGTGTTGCCCGGCTCCGAGCAGGATGACGGTTTCGGCATGGCAGCGCGAGTCCGTACCAGAAGCCCGGAAACGTCCCTCACGTTCGGCACGTTCGGCTAAGGAGGCATGCGGAAGTAGAGAAGAGAGGACTATACCCAACGCCATTACCGGCATCAATGTTACAAGAGGTGGGTTGTTAAACCAAATCCCTCAGACTCGACTAAACTATATCAACACCATATACTCGCCTCTAAATGACTAACACGTGACATTTGTTTGCGTCTTCAGTGGCCCAGGTGCTTCCCGATATTATGCTGCTCCTTTATCTCCATCCCTGATTCCCATGTAATGATCCCGCCATGACTCCCAAAGTTATGTAGCAACACAACAAACACAACCAAAATACATACGCTTCACGACTTGTCCTCCACTGCTCGTCCCCATGCGCTCTCGAAGCCCCCCTGAGGGTCTACCACAACCAGGCTTGATTCCCCCTGTGCACCGTGGACTTGTGTCTGTGTCTGAGTCTGTGTCCGAGTCTGTGGTTGCGACACCTTGGTGACACCAGTTGTCTGCGAAGcgccaagatcaacagcaCTGGCCATCAGGTCATCATCTGTGCGAATTTCCTGCTCCCAATTACTTGAATACACGACAGCAGCAAAAGCCTCCAGATCACGGACAGTCTCCATCTTCTGGAGGTATTCGTTGGGCATTCCATCGCCAATAACATGTGCCTGACGTGTCAACACCGACAGGATCTTGGGCAGTAGAATCACCTTTGAGCGCTGCTGGTCCTTAAGTTCGGGAGTGACGATACCATCTGAGGCCGGGAGTTCAAACGCGGCCGTGGCGAGCTTATTATCAATGAGATAGGAGAAACCTGcgtcgaggaggagagtgAGGACGTGCGTGAAACTGGGTGATTCGACAAGGTCGGCTGTCTCGTCAAGCAGCCGTCTCAGAATTGCCTGTGACGCGGGTGTTGACTGTTCGCCACCCTGATTAGATGTCTCGTCGAGGATGCCCGACTCTCGAATCACTTCGTCCTCCATGCCTCTGGgtgggaggaggaagttgagcCAGTCTGACTTCTGACGCTCCTCCTTTGTAGAGCCTTCGACAAGCTTCCTCACCTCGGTCGTCAGCTCAGAGAACCTCTCAAAGCTCAGGAGGTCCCTAGGGCTCAGGCTGCCAAAGACGGTGCGCACGGCGCTCTCCACTCGGCGCATCAAGTCCACCCATCCTTTGTTGAGTAGCCACCAACTGAAGGTCAGGTACTTGCGATTTATGTCGAAGTCACTGCCATATGTCTGTTCTGTGTTGTCGTCATCGTTGTTCTCAAGACTGATGGTGCCTTGTTGGCCACCTGTTGCGAGGGCCACCACGCTCGATAGATAGCTTCTTCGGCCAAGGAGGTTGAGTTGAACCCGAGTTAGCATTGTAAGCAGCGCGAGGGTATATATCAAAGTAAAAGACCGCGTCACCGCTGCAGTGTGTGTTAGTTCTGTGCAGAGAAGGAGAGCAAGGCTGTTACTCACCGCTGATGGTCACGTCATCCCATAGTTGTCGCTTCGTCTTGCGAGGCTTGGGTGCTTCCTTGTTCGCTTCGCCACCGGCGTTGAATGGTGACGATGTAGGGGCCTGGCTGGACTGTACACCGCTCTCGCTTTGGCCAGCCATACTCTTCCCATCGTCCTCTGTCAATGTAGTATCTGCGATGCTGGGTGGCGCTGCAGACTCAGGGCCACCATTCTTTATAGCCTTGGTGGCTTTCATCTGCTGAATCTCAAATGTGATCTGCTCCGTGTTCATGGCTTCGAGAATGGCCGTCGTGGCGGAGGGCAGGAGAGCCAAGACGGTGAATGTGCAGTCCTCCTGATTCTGTTCGAAGCGACGCCGCAGACTGTGTCATGGGTTGTCAGTATATGTTTGCGTATCATTGCTATCAGATGGGTGATGGTTACTTCTCCTTGGCGATGCGCTCGCTGCTCATGCGCTCGCGGGCATCATTAAGCTTTCCAATGACATATTGCGTCGCGACGTAACCGGCACCGATGACGCCCACGCCGACAGCAATGGGCGTACGATTGTTGCGCAGCCAGCGCCGAGCAGATGTGAACATGATTTGAAGATAATGGAAGATACGATGGGGAAACGGTGATCAATTGTTCACAAGTTGTAACTGTACGTAAAGTATATCGATCGATTCACCGAGGCAATGGGTACCACTGTGTGAGCATGTGGACGTTAAGAAGCCGTTGAGAGTTCGGGTTCGGTCTGGGAGCTTCTCGTTGGGGTAAGGTTGGAGTTAGGGgagtttaaaaaaaaaaaaaaaaggttcAGGGTTGGATGTCAATGCCAATGCCAACATGAGCCCGAGCCTCGGCCTCGAATATGGATGGAGGCTTGATATACCTTTACCCCGTGGTCGGAGTCGGTAGACGTGGCcgaggtggaggtggagtTTACGAGATGATGTGTGGCTGGTGAGATAAAGATGATTGACCATCTAACTGCGTGGCTGTGCTGAGGTGAGCTGAAGCACGGGGTAAGTGGGGACCACCTAAATCGATCCCATGCCCCTCCCTTTTATGGTTCAGTGACGTTGTTTCGTCTGGAGAGTCACTATCTATCTCcattctcaatctcatctcatcttctctcgCGTCTatctcagcctccttcttcaactcccCTCAACCATGATCATAGCCCACAATCGACTTTACAACAGCACCGATAATATGGACCAACAAGAACCACCAGAGTTTATCCTTGACGTATTCGCCGACCCGCGCTCGGTTCGTGAAGTAGTCAAAGGCAAGtttgctttgcttgcttgtTCTCTTGATCGTCACACTACCCTGGACACCCACCCCGCTATACTTGTGACGACAAAGAAGTGACGATGTTCTCAAAATCATCATGAATGCGCCTCATTAACATGCCTTCTCACAGGAATACTGCATACCATATTTTTTAATCGATTCTTCCCTTCTATCGTCCCACAAACCCGCGAGGTCCTTGACACGACGCTTCCCTAtgtcgacgacgacgagctTGAGACTATGATAGATCAGCGCGTCGCGGCTCTCGAGCGTCAGATCGATGTCCAGCGCTCATCAGGCGGTGCTAATAGCGCCAGCACCGGAAGTGGTAACGGTGGGCGCGGTCAGCTCGTTGTTCAGTTTTTCGAGAAACGTCGTCGCAAAGCCTGGCTGTCCCGTGGCGACGAAGAGGTTTGTTGGGAGTGTTGGACCATCAAAGTGACTGTCGCCGAGCCAAGAACAGAGAGTGGTATGGACCTCCCCCTCACTCTAAAGTATCCTAAGGGAATTGCTAATATGTGGTTTAGAACGTGCTAAAGTTCGACGAGCAATGGAGCAGACCCTCTCAGCAACAGCGATGAAGATAGTCGCATTCGTTAATACACACAAAGATCACATACCGCCCATCACAACTCAGGGTACTAACCCGTTCCCCTACAAGATCAACATTGACCAAAAGGAGGCGGCAGGTTGGGCAACACGGATGCGTATATACTAGAATGATGAGTTCGGAAGAGTCTCACGCCCCAAGATCATTGCGGGCTTGCGGCGCTTATATTGCCTCGACCTTGCTGTACCTTTATAGAAACAATTTCCTCTGGGACACGGTCAATGGTGGATTTGTGGAATAGGTTACAGAAGTCAAGGGCTGACCAGGCCTGGTGAATGGTATAGAAGATCCATTCATCTGGGATGTATAGATCAAAGGCGTTTAAGGAGTCATGACTAATAGCCAGTATACATAGGTCATTCATAATTGATACCCCTTTCCAACAACATGACGGCTCGTAAGCTTGCCAGTGACACACAAGAGAAGTGCTTCCGCCACTCGTGCATTATCTGAATGAAACACGGAGTACTGGCTGGTCTAGATGTCTGGAGAGACAGATTTGATTCACCGGTAGTAAGTCACAGCGACGCACGGGATATTGACTTTGCATCAGCGTAGTAAACGTTAATAAGCACTGTGATTGAAGCCAAAATGTAAATAGGAGCTACCATACGTGGTCGAATGTCCAGACCGTTCCTTTCATTTCCCTGCCCTTCCCTGTTCTTTCCATCCCCGAAAACCAAAGTAAGCAAACCCCCCAAAAAGCGAGAACATGTAATATGCGCGCAATACCATTCATCATTCCTCTCAGAGAACCATCCAAACTCCTGGCAGAGAATAGCATAACATATCCCACAAAATTGCTATTCAGCATCCCAAGCCTTGTGAGCGAGCAGAACGCGCCCCAAAGTCATTATCGTCGTCAACCGCTAGCTGTGAAGCCATCCGAGCACTCGGCTGATGCCGAGTCTCTCTGTTCTAGTCCATACCGGACACGACCCAACATCTACAAGCCACAATTGGGCCTTGTATATAGGTCAGTTCTCGAAGGAATTGTTATGTTTTTATATTCTTTCGTCAAATCATGAATGTCATACATATTTATGCTTATTTCGTCATCTTGCCACGTTCGTTTTCAGTGTCGTCTTGGTTTTAAAATTGAGTCGTATAGCTTCGCGGTAATCCGGGCTTGTTGCTCCTTGGGGGATTTCTGCTGTTGTTCTGCGATGTGGATCCAATCTTGTCAAAACCCTTGAAAATGTCGAGCTCCGGCATATCTGTAATGCCGCCAGCGTTGGGGCGGGTAAAGTCCAGTTGGTCCATCATAGCCCCCGAAGTCCAGTCATTGGGGTCCAAGGAAACATTCAAGAAGTCGGCAAACTTTGTGGACTGATTTCGCAAAGGAGATTCCTGGAACATCTTGCTTGGGGAGCTCAGACCCTCGAATGCCTTGCTCGGGGTATCGAACTGCATAGACTGCTCAGGTGGCCGTAGTAGTGGAGCAGAGGCGATGGGCTTTCTGGCAGCGGAGTTGGTGATATCGCCAAGAACTGATGCGGAAACAGTTCGATCTAGACGGGTACGTTTCGCGGGACGCTTCATAGGAGACCCAGCCTCGACTGAGCTCATGACAGGGAAAGAACCATCCTCAAGGCAACCCATACCAGTCAAGTCCTGATTCATAGAGAACTCTCCATCACTAAGGATACTCACACCGAAGTTGGACGGACAGAAGTCGTTGCCTAGGTAGAAAGCTGGGCTATAAGGAATGTTCTCAGCGTCGCCTTTCCTATCGGGTGACTGGAGCATGTTCCGGACCGCGTCGCGGTGAAGTCGAAGGTTGGTGTTTGGAGAGGCTGATGGAGGTGGTCGAGCAGGAGGATTAAGTTTGACCATAGGAGTAATCGGTGGCAGCATCTGCTTGTCGTACGCTGGTCGGAGAGGAGACGAAGAGACAGGTGGAATGGCGGAATAGAATCGTGTCTTGGTCGGGCTAAAAGGAGATGATTTCCGAATACGGgcgatctcctcctcagcacGGCCCCTCGACTTGTTTCGAGGGCGGTCAGCCTCAGATGTCAGCATGAACTTTTGGCTAGGCCTGATAGCGGATGACATCTCGACAGAAGAATAGTAACCGCTGTCGTCCATGGATGCAAATTTGCGCTTATGAGACCGTGAGACAGATGAAGCAATATTTCGGGAGACGGTAGGCGGCGTGTTACTTCGATGATCCACATGCCGAGAGACAGGCGGTGACGAGTGTATGGCGGCAGGCAGAGGCGAGTAGAGATATGAGTCGAGAGAGAGTTCTTGGTCGGCCTTGTCAGCAGCATCCTCGGGACCCAGGTTGTCCGAGACAGGAATGGTAGCGTCGGACGAGAGATCGACTGGCATTGACATGGTGGCCTGGGAGGTAGGAAGAGGTGGCAGAGCCGGCTGGCAGGTTGGAACAGGGGGCGGTAGTGTAGGTTCCTGAGTCGGTGCCGAAGCCGGTCGGGAAGGCTCGAGTCGAGTCGACATGACGTGAAGGTTCTCGGATGCGGAGGCAGACTTGCGAGTCGGCTTCTTGTTCAGGTACTGTGCTTCGTGACCGGGCTTAATCACCCAGTAGTGGCCTTTACCAGGGTCATCCTTAGGTCTCTCGATCTTCACAAAAGCCTTCTGGAGACTGAGGTTATGGCGAATGCTGTTTTGCCAGCCAGCATCAGTAGGGCTATAAAAGGAGTAGTTGTCGCTGATCCACTTGTAAATCTGAGCAAGTGTCAGTCGTCGGTTGGGGGATCGGAAGATGGCCATAGCGATCAGGTCGGCGTAGCTGAGGGCGGGTTTGTTGCCATCATCGATAATTGGAGGGAAACTATCGTGGGGAGGAATAACAGTTGTCGCCTCTGTCTCTGCTTCAGGCTctgtcgctgtcgctgtcACTGGCTCAGCCTTTGTCTTCTTGGCAGGCCTGAATTCCTTGATGGGAGCAGCCTCCATGAGAGCGCGCTTGCCGTTTGGCTTCTGATAGTAGTTGCTGACCGACGAATCAATCGCAGGAGGTGCCGGGAAGAGCTGAGGGTGGACGTTCTCCTTTCCGTAATCCCAAGCCATGTCAAAACTTTGCTTTTGAGGCATCGTCTTAAAGTTCGATAGGTAAGGTTTCTTTTGTAACGAATCCGTGGTATGGCTTCGCCTGGATGGAGGCGCCATCGCGACCATGTTTAATTTGTTGCCGTGGGCCGAGGCCAATGGGATTTGCGAGGCGGAGGAAGGCCGTTGCTTGAAGGGCGAGTGCGCATTGTGAGAGGCGGTGGGCGGGTTGAAAACGACGTTTGAGGTTGAGCTGGTCAAGGGCCTTCGGGCTTGCTTTGGGGCAGAGGGCATAGGAGCGTGACTGGTCATTGGGGTGACATTCTCTGGCATGTCGTCCTGGAATATTTGTAGCGGCCCAGTGGAACTGGGAAAACGCGTGTGTTTGCCCATGTCGATCGAGTAACGAAGCTCGATATCGGGTCAATGGGGCTGCGGTACTGAGCAAAATGGTTGAACCAAACGCTGTACTTGAAATCAAGGTTAGTCAGTCGATGCCGGGGACGGAAAGTGGAAGAGATGACGGTAAGATAACGGGCGAAGGTGGGAGTTAAAGAGTGGACACCGGCAGAGCCTAATGGGACGAGTGTGCATGAcggcaaggaagagggagagggaaAGAAAAGGACGTCCTACTGACTTGGATGGAGCGTGGAGTTCAAGGTAGTAATGAGCTGTGGGGCTGCTTTGACAGGGCTGTCGTGACTTGGTCGGAGCGTTCAATAGGACGAGCAGCCGGTATCTGGGGTTCGTTCGTTCACGGTCTCTGGGAGTTGCTCCGAATATAGAAGCGACTTTGGTCCGCAGGAATGAAGATGACCGGGTCGCGTTGACGAAGAAACATCAGCAGATCAAAGCGGTTTAGAATATTGTCGCAGATGAGTCAAGACCGGCTAGGTTGGTGGACGGTCGAGAGGGTAAAGCTGGTGATTAAAGAGCAAATCGTGAACCAGGATAGGTAGGGTCGACAATTAGCTAGGTGCAGATATGTAGAAGCGGTAAAGGTTAGTAAAGGTGAGTGAGTAGTCGCCGATTACTCTCTATCAAATGGACGAGACGCAAATGTCGATTAATTCTGACTGAGACGGAATAGCGAAAACAATCTGAGGAAGGGCAGAAGAGTAAGAGTaagagtgagagtgagagtaTGAGTGCGACCAagggaggagatggaggttgATTGTAGAATGATGCAGCCAAGACGAGGTGCAAGGTGTGGTGCCCAAGATTAGTGTACTGCACCGCGCCCTGCAGTACAAGTGCAGGAGAATGCGGGCAAGAAAcgaaagagagagaaaaaagaataGGGCTCCTCCGGCGCAGCAGCTGGCGTGCGGAGGCGTCTTGGGACCTGCTGGAGATGGGGGCTAGGCCGTCTCTCAGTGGGCGCTGTACCGCGTATGGCTGTACCTGTGGCCGCCGTGTGTGAGGCCCAGTGGGGACCAGGCGCagggaggatgatgagaacaGCGACAGGGATTGGATGGAGAGCGCCCGGGCTGACACGACACGGCAGGAAGAGCGCGAGAGTGAGAGCTAAAAGAGGGATTCTGCGTGAGCACTGTCTCTGGTCTGCCTTGGTATCAAGATTGGATGGGCGGATAATCGAAATCGATCAGTTCGGGCAGAGCGAGACTGATGTCATATGGACTTTAATTGATCAGGACCTGATTGAACTCGGACCTCTCTTGTCTCGCTCGCATCAAGTCGCAGTAACGAGTATCACGGGGTGagaaaggaggaggagaacaggaggggaagagaagagagagaagaagtcgagatgCAGAGCACAGCGCAACGCAACGATTCGATTCGATAGGCAAGGTAGGTTGCGATAACCAAGTAAAAGCAAGGGTGTGTATAAATCGAGGGCGTACGTGTTTCGGGAATGGGCGATTGAGAGCTAAAAAAGATCCAACCGACCAAAGGGAGAGCGTCAAGGTGAGGTGAGCTCGCGAGGTGAGGTGTGGGCCACTGTAAAACTAGGGGCGTGAGGATGCAGGGATCTTAGGTAACCCTCCACTAGCGTCACCTTAACAAGGACCGTGAAAGTCCCATTTCCATTTCAGCAGCGGATGCATCACCAGGCGCCCTCATCCTCGGCCTCGACGCGCGCGGGGATTGACGAGAAATGATTGGCCAGTCTGATTCTCTAACAGCCAAGAGATTTTCACGATTGCACTGGCTGAGTTGAATGCGGGGGATTGTATTGGGTGTTGGTTGTCGACAAAAGAGACAAAGTGACAGAAGCCTCCTTTCTTCTCTGCCTCAAGTCATCTAAGTGCACAAGTCAGATTCACTCGTCTCGAGGCGAGATGAGGTCGCGCAATAGGCTATGAATACGGATTGGAGGACACTGAAATGAAGACATCTTCTCAGACTCATGCGGCCACATTGTTCAACCAGGCTGTGGATCATGCTATTCGAGGCCTTGGTGTTTGAGCCTGGAACTTCATAAAAACGATAACTGGCTGCTCTCCTCCATACGAAACTTAGTACTAGGGATGTGTATGTATGTGCATATATGTTAGGCAGTGGAGATGGCACCCAGCAGATCTCGATCTTGTTATCGGAGTCTTTGTGCGTGCTCCGTATTCACGGCCTAACGTACAgtgcctgtgcctgtgcctgtTGCGTTCCGTTTCTGCCGTATCAGAAAAGTGGTACATCCAAGATTTTCAGATTTGGATGCGAAGCGAATATGTCGTGCTCTGACTGATGGCCCGTGCCGTGctgtgttgttgttgttgttgttgttggtggtggtggtgctgtgGGATGCTTCCGGATCAGATGCTGGGATTGTGTTTGGTGCCGATCCTACCTTGGACTGAAAGTCTGTATGTCTTGTCAGATGAATATGGGGATATGACAGAAACGGGCACAAGAATCGAGGGACTTTTAGTGATACAGCTTAAAGGTAGATACCTGATATTACATTGCCTATAGTGAGACCAGTTCCGCATGGCAATTCAACtatctttctttttatacatttcttcttcttcttcttcttgaaatGCTTAAATGAAATCGACATATATTTACAGCAAGTCGGCAGCCATACCTAGTGGTAGAAGAAACAGGAAAAGCTCATCAGATAGACGAGACGCCATGCCACGCCATGCTATACCGTAACGAGAacagccagccagccacagtTGGAAGCAGAAAAGGTCTAACGTTAGAGATGCCGAGAGCTATTGGATTGACTACGCCTCTTTGCTCATCAATgcctttctttgtctttgttcgAATTTTATCGGcgtttttctttttcctctcctcctcctcttgctAGGCATGTATGTACTTTTAGTATACGTTTTCCCTACGATGATCGATTGATGGATGTAATGGGTAAAGATCACGGAGTTTAACACCCCCTCTCAAGCCCGTGGTTCCGAGCAGGGTTCTTCAGACGATGAttggccttgtccttgtcgaGGAAGCGCAACTAGGTGGAATGCTTCACTTGGCAAAGTCAAGACTGTCAAGTCAAGCCCGGCCGAGTCAATTCAAAAGTCCAGTCACAGGCAGACCGTTGAACACAGTACTTTAGTAGGTGGTAGGTAAGTAAGAGTGCTAAGGTAGCATAAAACGGCCGCCAACCAAGAATGAGCAAGGATGCGGCAAACTGAAAGAGAGTCGAGATCAGGGTCAGTGCGCACCGcctttgttctttttgaCAAAGAATTAAAAATGGTGTGGGTGGATTGAAGCGAGTTATGTGTGAATTGCCTTGTTCGAGTCGACCAAGCTGTGagctggtgatgatgacgatgagataGCAAGTTTGGGCGCGCTTTTGGTCGACCAAGACGCGTCTTCAATGGCAATCCTTGTTTGGATTGTAGTTGTCGAGGACCAATCAAATACTGCCAATCCCAAGGGTCTGCAGCAGAGGTTGCATCGAGCAGTCTCAGAATTGCGATACCTTACTTAGCTCTTGGTGCCTGCACCCACCATCAGCAGAGGCGAAACAAGC from Fusarium oxysporum Fo47 chromosome III, complete sequence harbors:
- a CDS encoding Peroxin-3; amino-acid sequence: MFTSARRWLRNNRTPIAVGVGVIGAGYVATQYVIGKLNDARERMSSERIAKENLRRRFEQNQEDCTFTVLALLPSATTAILEAMNTEQITFEIQQMKATKAIKNGGPESAAPPSIADTTLTEDDGKSMAGQSESGVQSSQAPTSSPFNAGGEANKEAPKPRKTKRQLWDDVTISAVTRSFTLIYTLALLTMLTRVQLNLLGRRSYLSSVVALATGGQQGTISLENNDDDNTEQTYGSDFDINRKYLTFSWWLLNKGWVDLMRRVESAVRTVFGSLSPRDLLSFERFSELTTEVRKLVEGSTKEERQKSDWLNFLLPPRGMEDEVIRESGILDETSNQGGEQSTPASQAILRRLLDETADLVESPSFTHVLTLLLDAGFSYLIDNKLATAAFELPASDGIVTPELKDQQRSKVILLPKILSVLTRQAHVIGDGMPNEYLQKMETVRDLEAFAAVVYSSNWEQEIRTDDDLMASAVDLGASQTTGVTKVSQPQTRTQTQTQTQVHGAQGESSLVVVDPQGGFESAWGRAVEDKS
- a CDS encoding uncharacterized protein (of unknown function-domain containing protein) gives rise to the protein MIIAHNRLYNSTDNMDQQEPPEFILDVFADPRSVREVVKGILHTIFFNRFFPSIVPQTREVLDTTLPYVDDDELETMIDQRVAALERQIDVQRSSGGANSASTGSGNGGRGQLVVQFFEKRRRKAWLSRGDEEVCWECWTIKVTVAEPRTESERAKVRRAMEQTLSATAMKIVAFVNTHKDHIPPITTQGTNPFPYKINIDQKEAAGWATRMRIY
- a CDS encoding Sybindin-like family-domain-containing protein, encoding MGLRVIRYQSEGWNEPKVFFESRHQPGDNWSRALGPTPPKLFTKLQRAQAPQLAECVYSKSWLPPSAGSETAAPSTSSDDAKLLFGTVFSLRNMVRKLGGDDDAFISYRTAQYKLHFYETPANLRFVILTDTATLSMRNVLHQIYINLWVEYVVKNPLAPVEHKNGDGVKNELFELGLDQFIRGLM